The following proteins are encoded in a genomic region of Candidatus Methylomirabilota bacterium:
- the cbiB gene encoding adenosylcobinamide-phosphate synthase CbiB, with translation MSVLVLAVALDLLLGDPPNRYHPVAWIGRLIALGRRWAASVPTDLLVLYGALLIVVVTITAVMGGLAAQAAAGWLPWPGSLLAQAWLLKCSFSLRSLVAAVWEVRDRLEAGDLAGAREAVGRHLVSRPVDELEEGATASAAVESLAENLNDSWVSPLCFYLVGGLPGAWAYRAVNTADAMIGYREGMLERLGGASARLDDLLNLVPSRLAALALAAGARLAGESGSRAWDVWRRDGGTTASPNAGQTMAAMAGALGVTLEKCSHYRLGDGPAPDVLVIDRAVGVFAAAAGVALVAALVLLRAFR, from the coding sequence GTGAGTGTGCTGGTGCTCGCGGTGGCGCTCGATCTCCTGCTGGGAGATCCGCCGAACCGCTACCATCCTGTCGCCTGGATCGGGCGGCTGATCGCTCTCGGCCGGCGCTGGGCCGCTTCCGTGCCGACCGATCTCCTCGTCCTGTACGGCGCCCTCCTCATCGTTGTCGTCACGATCACGGCCGTCATGGGAGGGCTGGCGGCCCAGGCCGCCGCGGGCTGGCTCCCGTGGCCTGGGAGCCTGCTCGCGCAGGCGTGGCTGCTGAAATGCAGCTTCTCGCTCCGTAGCCTCGTGGCGGCGGTGTGGGAAGTTCGCGACAGGCTCGAGGCCGGTGACCTCGCCGGGGCGCGCGAGGCGGTGGGGCGTCATCTGGTCAGCCGGCCGGTCGACGAACTCGAGGAGGGGGCGACCGCATCCGCCGCCGTCGAGTCGCTGGCCGAGAACCTGAACGACAGCTGGGTGTCGCCGCTCTGCTTCTACCTCGTGGGCGGGCTGCCGGGCGCGTGGGCGTACCGCGCGGTCAACACGGCGGACGCGATGATCGGCTACCGCGAGGGCATGCTGGAGCGGCTCGGTGGCGCCTCGGCGCGACTCGACGACCTGCTGAACCTCGTCCCGTCGCGCCTCGCTGCGCTCGCGCTTGCCGCCGGGGCGCGGCTCGCGGGCGAGTCCGGATCGCGGGCGTGGGACGTCTGGCGCCGAGATGGAGGCACGACCGCGAGCCCCAACGCCGGGCAGACCATGGCCGCCATGGCGGGGGCGCTCGGCGTGACGCTCGAGAAGTGCTCACACTACCGGCTCGGCGACGGGCCGGCGCCGGACGTCCTCGTCATCGATCGCGCGGTGGGTGTCTTCGCCGCGGCCGCCGGCGTGGCCTTGGTCGCGGCGCTCGTCCTGCTCCGCGCCTTCCGCTGA
- a CDS encoding TonB family protein, with the protein MIRRRALALSSSAAVHLCALAALLALAASLREPPPLFVDLTGGAPAGDERAAAAPTRGRETAIAPARQGQSVSARVPRAPVPSAPARPAEATPAPSFSASREAATADQGAPPSVADGDGREVKGVSSDAPGRAGQPSGVVGGGGSLLALAGKGAVRGDVPPEFGPYLARFRERIQESVVYPLAARRRGLAGRVEVELLLEPSGRVRDLAVVFSSSHMLLDEAAVEAVRSLVPQPLPEHLPRRPLRVRLPVIFQLR; encoded by the coding sequence GTGATCCGTCGCCGCGCGCTGGCGCTCTCGAGCTCGGCCGCAGTGCACCTGTGCGCCCTCGCGGCCCTCCTGGCGCTCGCCGCGAGCCTCCGCGAGCCTCCACCGCTCTTCGTCGATCTCACCGGCGGTGCTCCTGCCGGCGACGAGCGCGCGGCGGCCGCTCCGACCCGGGGTCGGGAGACCGCGATCGCGCCGGCCCGCCAGGGCCAGAGCGTGAGCGCGCGCGTTCCGCGAGCCCCCGTACCTTCCGCACCAGCGCGACCCGCCGAGGCGACGCCCGCGCCTTCGTTCTCCGCCTCTCGCGAGGCGGCGACTGCGGACCAGGGAGCCCCACCGAGCGTCGCTGACGGCGACGGACGTGAGGTCAAGGGAGTCTCGAGCGACGCGCCCGGGCGCGCGGGACAGCCTTCCGGCGTCGTCGGCGGAGGCGGCTCCCTGCTCGCCCTCGCCGGCAAGGGCGCGGTGCGCGGCGATGTACCGCCTGAGTTCGGGCCCTATCTCGCCCGCTTCCGCGAGCGAATCCAGGAGTCGGTGGTCTACCCGCTGGCGGCACGGCGGCGCGGGCTCGCCGGCCGCGTCGAGGTCGAGCTGCTCCTCGAGCCCTCCGGCCGCGTGCGCGACCTCGCCGTGGTCTTTTCTTCCTCCCACATGCTTCTCGACGAGGCCGCCGTCGAGGCCGTCCGGTCGCTCGTGCCTCAGCCGCTGCCCGAGCACCTGCCGCGCCGACCGCTGCGGGTGCGGTTACCGGTTATCTTCCAGCTCCGCTAG
- a CDS encoding adenosylcobinamide amidohydrolase: MIEGLGVRIGPEAVVVVAAQPLRVLSSAVHNGGFASARAVVNLHVGKDDPCADPPAMLAAYARRAGVPEPLVGLLTGAWTEHATIGEEDGAGIRTLAVATVGLSNGIAAGRTPVSGWTHGTINTIVVVDADPEPSALVNALITITEVKTLLLHEAGVRDAAGGLCTGTSTDAVVIAATGRGARARFGGPASELGWSMAQAARRALEAGIRGWQERNP; the protein is encoded by the coding sequence ATGATCGAGGGGCTCGGGGTGCGGATAGGGCCGGAGGCGGTCGTCGTCGTGGCCGCCCAGCCGCTTCGCGTGCTCTCCTCGGCCGTCCACAACGGCGGGTTCGCGTCAGCGCGCGCCGTCGTCAACCTCCACGTCGGCAAGGACGACCCGTGCGCGGACCCGCCCGCGATGCTGGCGGCCTACGCGCGCCGCGCGGGCGTGCCGGAGCCCCTTGTCGGTCTTCTCACCGGAGCGTGGACCGAGCACGCGACGATCGGCGAGGAGGACGGCGCGGGCATCCGGACCCTTGCCGTCGCCACGGTCGGCCTGAGCAACGGCATCGCCGCCGGGCGGACGCCCGTGAGCGGCTGGACGCACGGCACTATCAACACGATCGTCGTGGTGGACGCCGACCCCGAGCCTTCGGCCCTCGTCAACGCGCTCATCACGATCACCGAGGTCAAGACACTCCTGCTCCATGAAGCGGGCGTCCGTGACGCCGCCGGCGGGCTCTGCACCGGCACCTCGACCGACGCCGTCGTCATCGCGGCGACGGGGCGCGGCGCCCGCGCCCGCTTCGGTGGGCCGGCCAGCGAGCTTGGCTGGAGCATGGCCCAGGCCGCGCGAAGGGCTCTCGAGGCGGGGATTCGCGGCTGGCAGGAGCGCAACCCGTGA